The Myxocyprinus asiaticus isolate MX2 ecotype Aquarium Trade chromosome 31, UBuf_Myxa_2, whole genome shotgun sequence genome has a segment encoding these proteins:
- the LOC127421969 gene encoding transgelin-like isoform X1, producing MAAQEATSMANKGPSYGLSRQVQDKIEQKYDTDLEARLVEWIMAQCGSGVGQPEAGKLGFQAWLKDGCVLCELINSLCKDKPVKKIQSSSMAFKQMEQVSQFLKAAEQYGVTKTDMFQTVDLWEGKDLAAVQRTLMVLGSVAVTKDDGNFRGDPNWFFKKAQENRRDFSDNQLKEGKNVIGLQMGSNKGASQAGMTGYGRPRQIMNP from the exons ATGGCAGCACAG GAAGCTACAAGTATGGCCAACAAAGGTCCATCTTATGGGCTAAGCCGGCAGGTGCAGGATAAGATTGAGCAGAAGTATGATACCGACCTGGAGGCACGTCTGGTGGAGTGGATCATGGCTCAGTGTGGCTCTGGAGTGGGACAACCAGAGGCAGGAAAACTGGGCTTCCAGGCCTGGCTCAAAGATGGATGT GTTTTGTGTGAGCTCATCAACAGTCTCTGTAAAGACAAACCCGTAAAGAAGATCCAGAGCTCCAGTATGGCCTTCAAACAGATGGAGCAGGTGTCTCAGTTCCTCAAAGCTGCTGAACAGTATGGTGTCACTAAAACTGACATGTTTCAGACGGTTGATCTGTGGGAGG GAAAGGATTTGGCTGCCGTGCAAAGGACACTGATGGTTCTGGGCAGCGTCGCAGTTACAAAAGATGACGGCAACTTCCGTGGAGATCCCAACTGGTTTTTTAA GAAAGCTCAGGAAAACCGGAGGGATTTTTCTGACAACCAGCTGAAAGAAGGGAAAAATGTCATCGGTCTGCAGATGGGATCCAACAAAGGAGCTTCGCAGGCAGGCATGACAGGCTACGGCAGACCCCGACAGATCATGAACCCATGA
- the LOC127421969 gene encoding transgelin-like isoform X2 gives MANKGPSYGLSRQVQDKIEQKYDTDLEARLVEWIMAQCGSGVGQPEAGKLGFQAWLKDGCVLCELINSLCKDKPVKKIQSSSMAFKQMEQVSQFLKAAEQYGVTKTDMFQTVDLWEGKDLAAVQRTLMVLGSVAVTKDDGNFRGDPNWFFKKAQENRRDFSDNQLKEGKNVIGLQMGSNKGASQAGMTGYGRPRQIMNP, from the exons ATGGCCAACAAAGGTCCATCTTATGGGCTAAGCCGGCAGGTGCAGGATAAGATTGAGCAGAAGTATGATACCGACCTGGAGGCACGTCTGGTGGAGTGGATCATGGCTCAGTGTGGCTCTGGAGTGGGACAACCAGAGGCAGGAAAACTGGGCTTCCAGGCCTGGCTCAAAGATGGATGT GTTTTGTGTGAGCTCATCAACAGTCTCTGTAAAGACAAACCCGTAAAGAAGATCCAGAGCTCCAGTATGGCCTTCAAACAGATGGAGCAGGTGTCTCAGTTCCTCAAAGCTGCTGAACAGTATGGTGTCACTAAAACTGACATGTTTCAGACGGTTGATCTGTGGGAGG GAAAGGATTTGGCTGCCGTGCAAAGGACACTGATGGTTCTGGGCAGCGTCGCAGTTACAAAAGATGACGGCAACTTCCGTGGAGATCCCAACTGGTTTTTTAA GAAAGCTCAGGAAAACCGGAGGGATTTTTCTGACAACCAGCTGAAAGAAGGGAAAAATGTCATCGGTCTGCAGATGGGATCCAACAAAGGAGCTTCGCAGGCAGGCATGACAGGCTACGGCAGACCCCGACAGATCATGAACCCATGA